A single genomic interval of Lathyrus oleraceus cultivar Zhongwan6 chromosome 7, CAAS_Psat_ZW6_1.0, whole genome shotgun sequence harbors:
- the LOC127101814 gene encoding secreted RxLR effector protein 161-like, whose protein sequence is MDTCKDIATQMGSGTYLDNDESETSIDITKYQGMINSLLYLMASRPDIMFSVCLYARFQACLKESHLTVAKRIMKHLQETSNADLWYPKGSICSLVGFSDADYSGCKKDMKITSGTCHIFGNALVSWSCKKKASVALSTAEAKYITVGSCCAQILWLKQ, encoded by the coding sequence ATGGATACTTGCAAAGATATAGCCACTCAAATGGGATCGGGGACATATCTTGATAATGACGAATCCGAAACTTCAATTGATATCACAAAGTATCAAGGTATGATCAATTCCTTGTTGTATCTAATGGCTAGTCGacccgatattatgtttagtgtcTGTTTATATGCTCGTTTTCAAGCTTGTCTGAAGGAATCTCATCTCACTGTTGCGAAGAGAATAATGAAACATCTCCAAGAAACATCTAATGCCGACTTATGGTACCCCAAAGGTAGTATATGTAGTCTTGTTGGTTTCTCTGATGCAGATTATTCAGGATGTAAGAAGGACATGAAAATCACGAGTGGAACATGTCACATTTTTGGAAATGCTCTAGTTTCTTGGTCATGTAAAAAGAAAGCGAGTGTGGCTCTCAGCACTGCAGAAGCAAAATATATCACCGTCGGTAGTTGCTGTGCACAAATACTTTGGTTGAAGCAATAA